The proteins below come from a single Rickettsia typhi str. Wilmington genomic window:
- a CDS encoding CarD family transcriptional regulator has translation MANITQSEHKTEQKSEFKIGQRIVYPAHGVGEITNIEYHTIAGNEIKVYVISFSQDKMTLKVPVSRAAVVGLRAVASRKDLDVIYSTLQGKPKQGNRMWSRRAQEYEGKINSGNIVAIAEVLRDLHKNVDNDRSYSERTLYESALNRLAGELAILENIDPTEAINKLVEVLREKLVA, from the coding sequence ATGGCAAATATAACACAATCCGAACATAAAACGGAACAAAAATCCGAGTTTAAAATAGGGCAAAGAATTGTCTATCCTGCACATGGAGTTGGTGAAATAACAAATATAGAATATCATACTATTGCAGGTAATGAAATTAAAGTATATGTAATTTCCTTTTCGCAAGATAAAATGACATTAAAAGTGCCTGTTAGTAGAGCTGCAGTTGTTGGTCTCAGAGCTGTTGCAAGCAGAAAAGATTTAGATGTAATATATTCAACTCTTCAAGGTAAACCAAAACAAGGAAATAGAATGTGGAGTAGAAGAGCGCAAGAATATGAAGGTAAAATTAACTCAGGTAATATTGTAGCTATAGCTGAAGTATTACGTGACTTACATAAAAATGTTGATAATGATCGTTCTTACAGTGAAAGAACACTCTATGAATCAGCTTTAAATAGACTTGCAGGTGAGCTTGCGATCCTTGAAAACATTGATCCAACCGAAGCAATTAATAAGTTAGTTGAGGTACTGCGTGAAAAATTAGTTGCATAA
- a CDS encoding DsbA family protein — MKNIFIVLIFLFLSSCAEVKAQDKQHEEQQIIEQEPLQNNETPQEANQESINSANTAKSVLHNHDNNQTESVLTQDLHEQKKTAITTKVTFKIDNNDMVLGNKKSNVIVVEYFSPTCPHCAYYHQTIFPALKKKYIDTNKIAYVVREFIATKQDLDAAILARCKGDINSFIQFHNIILQQQDKWAYSNKYRELLTDIGQLGGISPEEYKQCLNSDKITETLIANTNLVAKAPKFIGTPSFFVNGVQTENYSIDNISRAVDRALEDETKSK, encoded by the coding sequence ATGAAAAATATTTTTATTGTGCTAATATTTTTATTTTTGAGTAGTTGTGCAGAAGTAAAAGCACAAGATAAGCAACATGAAGAACAACAAATAATAGAGCAAGAGCCTTTACAAAATAATGAAACTCCTCAAGAAGCTAATCAGGAATCTATCAATTCTGCAAACACAGCTAAATCAGTATTGCATAATCATGATAATAATCAGACTGAATCAGTACTAACACAGGATTTACATGAACAAAAAAAAACTGCAATAACTACTAAAGTAACTTTTAAAATTGATAATAATGATATGGTTCTTGGTAATAAGAAATCAAATGTTATAGTAGTCGAGTATTTTTCTCCTACATGTCCACATTGTGCTTATTATCATCAAACAATTTTTCCAGCACTTAAGAAAAAATATATAGATACTAATAAAATTGCATATGTAGTTCGTGAATTTATTGCTACAAAACAAGATTTAGATGCTGCAATTCTAGCTCGATGCAAGGGTGATATAAATAGTTTTATACAGTTTCATAATATTATATTACAGCAACAAGATAAATGGGCATATAGCAATAAATATAGAGAATTATTAACTGATATAGGACAACTTGGAGGTATTTCTCCGGAAGAATATAAACAATGTTTAAATAGTGATAAAATTACTGAAACGCTAATTGCTAATACTAATTTAGTAGCAAAAGCACCAAAATTTATAGGCACTCCTTCTTTCTTTGTGAACGGAGTACAAACCGAAAATTATAGTATAGATAATATTTCTAGAGCAGTTGATAGAGCTTTAGAGGATGAGACAAAAAGCAAATGA
- a CDS encoding AtpZ/AtpI family protein: MNTEKLKDIKERIKDFKSYKISNSKMRQEISPFSIALDLVSGTMVGLVIGILADKFFHSKPLFLIIFTIIGMIAGFNMIRRK; encoded by the coding sequence ATGAATACAGAAAAACTAAAAGATATCAAAGAAAGAATTAAAGACTTTAAAAGTTATAAAATTTCTAATTCTAAGATGCGGCAAGAAATTAGCCCATTCAGTATCGCTTTAGATTTAGTTTCAGGTACAATGGTAGGACTCGTAATTGGAATATTAGCTGATAAGTTCTTTCATTCTAAACCTTTATTTCTTATTATATTTACAATAATAGGAATGATTGCTGGATTTAACATGATAAGACGAAAGTAA
- a CDS encoding F0F1 ATP synthase subunit A, which yields MTNSPLIQFNIKKLIDIKMFGLDVSFTNSSIYMLLASTLALTYFYLAFYNRKLIPSRLQVSAEIVYNFVVDMLNQNIGIKGRKFIPLVFSLFIFILFCNLLGMTPYSFTATSHIIVTFTLALLIFLTVTIVGFIKHGMSFLTLFLPQGTPVWLAPLMIVIELFTYLAKPVSLSLRLAANMMAGHVLLKVIAGFTVSLMIYLKFLPIPLIVILIGFEIFVAILQAYIFTILSCMYLNDAINLH from the coding sequence ATGACAAATAGCCCTTTAATACAATTTAATATCAAAAAATTGATAGATATTAAAATGTTTGGTTTGGATGTAAGTTTTACTAATTCGAGTATCTATATGTTACTTGCTAGTACCTTAGCTTTAACTTATTTTTACTTAGCGTTTTATAATCGAAAATTAATACCTTCTCGATTACAAGTTAGTGCTGAAATAGTTTATAATTTTGTAGTGGATATGTTAAATCAAAATATAGGAATTAAAGGACGTAAATTTATTCCGTTAGTTTTTAGTTTATTTATTTTTATTTTATTCTGTAATTTGCTTGGGATGACACCTTATAGTTTTACTGCTACTAGTCATATTATAGTTACTTTTACCTTAGCATTGCTAATATTTCTAACGGTCACTATAGTTGGTTTCATAAAACATGGTATGAGTTTTTTAACTCTTTTTTTACCACAAGGTACTCCTGTATGGTTAGCACCATTAATGATAGTAATTGAACTATTTACATATTTGGCAAAACCAGTTAGTTTATCATTGCGACTTGCTGCAAATATGATGGCTGGACATGTTTTGTTAAAAGTTATAGCAGGTTTTACTGTTTCATTAATGATTTACTTGAAATTTTTGCCAATACCTCTTATAGTGATACTAATTGGGTTTGAAATTTTTGTTGCAATACTTCAAGCTTATATTTTTACTATTTTATCTTGTATGTATCTTAATGATGCTATTAATTTACACTAA
- a CDS encoding F0F1 ATP synthase subunit C → MDIVSLKFIGIGFMAIGMYGAALGVSNIFSSLLSAIARNPSAAENLQRMALIGAGLAEAMGLFAFVIAMLLIFS, encoded by the coding sequence ATGGATATTGTTTCTTTAAAATTTATTGGTATAGGATTTATGGCTATAGGAATGTATGGTGCCGCTTTAGGTGTTAGTAATATATTTAGCTCGCTACTTAGTGCAATAGCACGAAACCCTTCAGCTGCAGAAAACTTACAAAGAATGGCTTTGATAGGCGCAGGGCTTGCTGAAGCAATGGGACTTTTTGCTTTTGTAATTGCGATGTTACTTATTTTTTCTTAA
- a CDS encoding F0F1 ATP synthase subunit B' (Produces ATP from ADP in the presence of a proton gradient across the membrane. Subunit B' is part of the membrane proton channel.) → MPQFDITTYYSQIFWLIITFGLLYIFVCKFIAPNAEEIFNNRQTNIQDNIMQAAMLTEEIEKLDKYYSDAVEKMNTEIDKLKKEKIESIELEFLIKKKNLVQDLTKSINQNIEDVNLVAKQFRTNKSEAMIKLAVNIIEKISGTKADMNLLQKNIK, encoded by the coding sequence ATGCCTCAATTTGATATTACTACCTATTATTCACAAATTTTTTGGCTTATTATTACTTTCGGCTTATTGTATATCTTTGTTTGTAAATTTATAGCTCCAAACGCTGAAGAAATTTTTAATAATAGACAGACAAATATTCAAGATAATATTATGCAAGCTGCTATGCTAACAGAAGAAATAGAAAAGCTAGACAAATATTATAGTGACGCAGTTGAGAAAATGAATACCGAAATAGATAAGTTAAAAAAAGAAAAAATAGAATCTATAGAATTAGAATTTTTAATTAAAAAAAAGAATCTAGTACAAGATTTAACAAAATCTATTAATCAAAATATTGAAGATGTAAATTTAGTTGCTAAACAATTTAGAACTAATAAAAGTGAAGCAATGATAAAACTTGCTGTTAATATTATTGAAAAAATCTCTGGGACTAAAGCAGATATGAATTTACTACAAAAAAATATAAAATAA